The following are encoded in a window of Mustela nigripes isolate SB6536 chromosome 1, MUSNIG.SB6536, whole genome shotgun sequence genomic DNA:
- the HYLS1 gene encoding centriolar and ciliogenesis-associated protein HYLS1 isoform X2, with protein sequence MEELMGLDGRKWANMDPEERMLAAATAFTHICAGQGEGDIRRDGQPIQYDPYSKASVTPGKRPAFPMHLQYPRIESNATSETASEASQRLRKPVMKRKVLRKKPDGEVLVTDESIISESESGTESDMDLWDLRQRLMSLQCHEERESPADISQKLNLPHEYQGISQDQLICYLRREEMGPPAYEQDLIVASRPKSFILPRLDQLNRNRGKIDRVARYFEYKRDWDSMRLPGEDHRKELRWGVREQMLSRAEPQSKPQHIYVPNNYLVPTEKKRSALRWGVRCDLANGVMPRKLPFPLFPS encoded by the coding sequence ATGGAGGAACTCATGGGACTCGATGGACGAAAATGGGCCAATATGGATCCAGAAGAACGAATGTTGGCAGCTGCTACAGCTTTTACCCATATCTGTGCAGGGCAGGGTGAGGGAGATATCAGGAGAGATGGCCAGCCTATCCAGTATGATCCCTACAGTAAAGCTTCAGTAACCCCAGGAAAGCGACCTGCTTTTCCTATGCACCTGCAGTACCCACGCATAGAAAGTAATGCCACTTCAGAAACAGCCTCCGAGGCCTCCCAAAGACTCCGAAAGCCAGTGATGAAGAGAAAGGTGTTGCGAAAGAAACCAGATGGGGAAGTATTAGTGACTGATGAGTCGATTATCAGTGAATCAGAGTCTGGTACAGAGAGTGATATGGATCTCTGGGACTTAAGACAAAGGCTGATGAGTCTACAGTGCCATGAAGAGAGGGAATCCCCAGCTGACATTTCACAAAAACTTAATCTACCACATGAGTACCAAGGAATTTCTCAAGATCAGCTCATTTGCTATCTACGAAGAGAAGAAATGGGCCCTCCGGCTTACGAACAAGACCTGATTGTTGCCAGCCGACCCAAGTCCTTTATCCTCCCAAGGCTGGACCAGCTGAACAGAAACCGAGGCAAGATAGACCGGGTAGCCCGATATTTTGAGTACAAACGAGACTGGGACTCAATGAGGTTACCTGGTGAGGATCATAGAAAGGAGTTACGCTGGGGTGTCAGAGAGCAGATGCTTTCTCGAGCAGAACCCCAGTCCAAACCTCAGCACATCTATGTTCCAAACAATTACTTGGTGCCAACTGAGAAGAAAAGATCTGCCCTTCGTTGGGGTGTTCGTTGTGACCTTGCAAATGGTGTCATGCCCAGGAAGCTTCCCTTCCcgctttttccttcttaa
- the PUS3 gene encoding tRNA pseudouridine(38/39) synthase isoform X2, protein MNHAAQKYVGTHDFRNLCKMDVANGVINFQRTILSAQVQLVGQTLDEETWQEPFQLCQFEVIGQAFLYHQVRCMMAILFLIGQGMEKPEIIDELLNVEKNPQKPQYSMAVEFPLVLYDCKFENIKWIYDREVQEFNVTHLQQLWANHAVKTHMLYSMLQGLDSIAVPCGTGPKMDGVIEWRNVKPSVIKQTSAFVEGVKMRTYKPLMDRPKCQGLESRIQHFVRRGRIEHPPLFHEEETKAKRDCDDTMEEENTLLEKPTKRVCVDTEIKSIS, encoded by the exons atgAACCATGCAGCTCAGAAGTACGTTGGCACACATGATTTTAGGAACTTATGTAAAATGGATGTAGCCAATGGAGTTATAAATTTTCAGAGGACTATTTTGTCTGCTCAAGTACAGCTAGTGGGCCAGACCCTGGATGAGGAGACATGGCAAGAACCTTTCCAGTTATGTCAGTTTGAAGTGATTGGCCAGGCATTCCTTTATCATCAAGTCCGCTGTATGATGGCTATCCTTTTTCTGATTGGCCAAGGAATGGAGAAGCCAGAGATTATTGATGAGCTCCTGAATGTAGAGAAAAACCCCCAGAAACCGCAGTACAg taTGGCCGTAGAATTTCCTCTAGTCTTGTATGATTGTAAGTTTGAAAATATCAAGTGGATTTATGACCGGGAGGTTCAGGAGTTCAATGTTACCCATCTACAACAACTATGGGCTAATCATGCTGTTAAAACGCACATGTTGTATAGCATGCTACAAGGACTGGACTCCATTGCAGTACCCTGTGGGACAG GACCAAAGATGGATGGAGTGATAGAATGGAGAAATGTTAAGCCCTCTGTCATAAAGCAGACCAGTGCCTTTGTAGAAGGAGTGAAAATGCGCACATATAAACCCCTAATGGATCGTCCTAAATGCCAAGGATTAGAATCCCGGATCCAGCATTTTGTACGTAGGGGACGCATCGAGCACCCACCTTTATTCcatgaggaagaaacaaaagccaaaagggACTGTGATGATacaatggaagaagaaaatactCTTTTGGAGAAACCAACAAAGAGAGTCTGTGTTGatacagaaattaaaagcatcagtTAA
- the PUS3 gene encoding tRNA pseudouridine(38/39) synthase isoform X1, with the protein MAENDIDRTQTEKLLKRVQELEQEVQRLKKEQANNKDSNVRENSLAAGKAKRAFDFSAHGRRHVALKIAYLGWGYQGFASQENTNNTIEEKLFEALTKTRLVESRQTSNYHRCGRTDKGVSAFGQVISLDLRSHFLKGRASEDCNVKDDVYDAAKEIRYTHILNRVLPPDIRVLAWAPVEPSFSARFSCLERTYRYFFPRADLDILTMNHAAQKYVGTHDFRNLCKMDVANGVINFQRTILSAQVQLVGQTLDEETWQEPFQLCQFEVIGQAFLYHQVRCMMAILFLIGQGMEKPEIIDELLNVEKNPQKPQYSMAVEFPLVLYDCKFENIKWIYDREVQEFNVTHLQQLWANHAVKTHMLYSMLQGLDSIAVPCGTGPKMDGVIEWRNVKPSVIKQTSAFVEGVKMRTYKPLMDRPKCQGLESRIQHFVRRGRIEHPPLFHEEETKAKRDCDDTMEEENTLLEKPTKRVCVDTEIKSIS; encoded by the exons ATGGCTGAAAATGACATAGATAGAACCCAGACTGAGAAACTCCTAAAAAGAGTGCAAGAACTGGAGCAGGAGGTACAAAGGCTTAAAAAAGAACAGGCTAACAACAAAGATTCAAATGTGAGAGAAAATTCTTTAGCAGCTGGAAAAGCTAAGCGTGCATTTGATTTCAGTGCTCATGGTCGAAGACATGTAGCCCTAAAGATAGCCTATCTGGGCTGGGGATACCAGGGTTTTGCCAGTCAGGAGAACACAAACAATACAATTGAAGAGAAACTGTTTGAGGCTCTAACAAAGACTCGACTAGTAGAAAGCAGACAGACGTCCAACTATCACCGGTGCGGGCGAACAGACAAAGGAGTTAGTGCCTTCGGACAG GTGATTTCTCTCGACCTTCGTTCTCACTTTCTGAAGGGCAGGGCTTCAGAGGATTGTAATGTAAAAGATGACGTCTACGATGCTGCTAAAGAGATTCGCTATACCCACATTCTCAATCGGGTACTCCCTCCAGACATCCGTGTGCTGGCCTGGGCCCCTGTGGAACCTAGCTTCAGTGCTAGGTTCAGCTGTCTGGAGCGGACTTACCGCTATTTTTTCCCTCGTGCTGatttagacattttaaccatgAACCATGCAGCTCAGAAGTACGTTGGCACACATGATTTTAGGAACTTATGTAAAATGGATGTAGCCAATGGAGTTATAAATTTTCAGAGGACTATTTTGTCTGCTCAAGTACAGCTAGTGGGCCAGACCCTGGATGAGGAGACATGGCAAGAACCTTTCCAGTTATGTCAGTTTGAAGTGATTGGCCAGGCATTCCTTTATCATCAAGTCCGCTGTATGATGGCTATCCTTTTTCTGATTGGCCAAGGAATGGAGAAGCCAGAGATTATTGATGAGCTCCTGAATGTAGAGAAAAACCCCCAGAAACCGCAGTACAg taTGGCCGTAGAATTTCCTCTAGTCTTGTATGATTGTAAGTTTGAAAATATCAAGTGGATTTATGACCGGGAGGTTCAGGAGTTCAATGTTACCCATCTACAACAACTATGGGCTAATCATGCTGTTAAAACGCACATGTTGTATAGCATGCTACAAGGACTGGACTCCATTGCAGTACCCTGTGGGACAG GACCAAAGATGGATGGAGTGATAGAATGGAGAAATGTTAAGCCCTCTGTCATAAAGCAGACCAGTGCCTTTGTAGAAGGAGTGAAAATGCGCACATATAAACCCCTAATGGATCGTCCTAAATGCCAAGGATTAGAATCCCGGATCCAGCATTTTGTACGTAGGGGACGCATCGAGCACCCACCTTTATTCcatgaggaagaaacaaaagccaaaagggACTGTGATGATacaatggaagaagaaaatactCTTTTGGAGAAACCAACAAAGAGAGTCTGTGTTGatacagaaattaaaagcatcagtTAA
- the HYLS1 gene encoding centriolar and ciliogenesis-associated protein HYLS1 isoform X1 produces the protein MAEKRRSYSEGEPMEELMGLDGRKWANMDPEERMLAAATAFTHICAGQGEGDIRRDGQPIQYDPYSKASVTPGKRPAFPMHLQYPRIESNATSETASEASQRLRKPVMKRKVLRKKPDGEVLVTDESIISESESGTESDMDLWDLRQRLMSLQCHEERESPADISQKLNLPHEYQGISQDQLICYLRREEMGPPAYEQDLIVASRPKSFILPRLDQLNRNRGKIDRVARYFEYKRDWDSMRLPGEDHRKELRWGVREQMLSRAEPQSKPQHIYVPNNYLVPTEKKRSALRWGVRCDLANGVMPRKLPFPLFPS, from the exons ATGGCAGAAAAAAG aAGGTCCTATAGTGAAGGGGAGCCAATGGAGGAACTCATGGGACTCGATGGACGAAAATGGGCCAATATGGATCCAGAAGAACGAATGTTGGCAGCTGCTACAGCTTTTACCCATATCTGTGCAGGGCAGGGTGAGGGAGATATCAGGAGAGATGGCCAGCCTATCCAGTATGATCCCTACAGTAAAGCTTCAGTAACCCCAGGAAAGCGACCTGCTTTTCCTATGCACCTGCAGTACCCACGCATAGAAAGTAATGCCACTTCAGAAACAGCCTCCGAGGCCTCCCAAAGACTCCGAAAGCCAGTGATGAAGAGAAAGGTGTTGCGAAAGAAACCAGATGGGGAAGTATTAGTGACTGATGAGTCGATTATCAGTGAATCAGAGTCTGGTACAGAGAGTGATATGGATCTCTGGGACTTAAGACAAAGGCTGATGAGTCTACAGTGCCATGAAGAGAGGGAATCCCCAGCTGACATTTCACAAAAACTTAATCTACCACATGAGTACCAAGGAATTTCTCAAGATCAGCTCATTTGCTATCTACGAAGAGAAGAAATGGGCCCTCCGGCTTACGAACAAGACCTGATTGTTGCCAGCCGACCCAAGTCCTTTATCCTCCCAAGGCTGGACCAGCTGAACAGAAACCGAGGCAAGATAGACCGGGTAGCCCGATATTTTGAGTACAAACGAGACTGGGACTCAATGAGGTTACCTGGTGAGGATCATAGAAAGGAGTTACGCTGGGGTGTCAGAGAGCAGATGCTTTCTCGAGCAGAACCCCAGTCCAAACCTCAGCACATCTATGTTCCAAACAATTACTTGGTGCCAACTGAGAAGAAAAGATCTGCCCTTCGTTGGGGTGTTCGTTGTGACCTTGCAAATGGTGTCATGCCCAGGAAGCTTCCCTTCCcgctttttccttcttaa